CGCCAAGAGCTCCTGATGAGCTACACCTCAATCCGTCAGGAAATGATGAAAATGACTATACCGCAACCGCCACCGCCAATGTATGAGCAGGTCAAACACGAGTGGGACAAGACGGTGGGGCAGAATGGCCAGATGCTCTCCAGCGCCGTACCGGCGCTTGAGACAACCAGTAGTGACACCCAGGTAAACGAGGCGGCCGTCCAGCTTGAAAATGCCAGCGCCGGTCTTGCAAACCTGAGTTCGAGTGTCACAAAGGCGCTGATCGGCGGTTAACCCCATGTCACTAAAAATACGTTTAAAACCACTGGAAAAGATGCTGATCGGTAACGCAGTGATTACCAACGGGGACAGAACCACCGAGTTTTTCATTGAAAACAAGGTGCCGATCCTGCGCGAAAAAGAGCTTATGAAAGAAGACGCCGCCTCGACGCCGGGGCGGCGAATCTACTTTCTGGTTCAGCTGATGTACGTCGATGAAGAGAATTTTGAAACCTATCATAATCAGTTTTGGGAGATTGTGCGTCAGGTGATTCTGGCAGCTCCGAGCACGACACCGATTATCACCGATATTTGCCATGAGATCATGAACCGCCGCTACTATCAGGCCCTGAAGGAGGCACGCCACCTGGTGGATTACGAGCAGGAACTGGTTGATTCCGCAACAGTTCCTGAAGCTGAGGCATCCGCAATGGCCTGAGCAACGGCTGCAAGCTCCGGGGAGTTCCCCTGCTGTTGCAACAGGCTGCACCGCACACCACAGAACAGCTGCCTGCAATCCGTTCCGGCTGCCCGTAACTGGCGTAGCAGCTGCCGCCCTTCTGCCGGATTACCGATACGATAGAGCGCCAGAACGGCAAGTCCCAGCAATACCGGATTGCCGGGACAGCACTGCTGAGCCTGCATCGCGTACCGATACGCCTCATCTCCCGTATACAGGCAGGTTTCACAGATCGTCTTGTTAACCAGTGCATCGGTAAAGGCTGGATCAATGGCCAGCGCATGCGTGCTGGCATCCACGGCCTCCCGCAGCTTTCCCTGACGCAATAGCACATACCCCAGATTGAACCATCCTTTTGCTAAATCCGGCTGTTGACTGAGCAGCCTGATCCAAAGCTGTTCGGCAGTTACGTACTGCTCCAGTTCTGCAGCCTGTACCGCCAGCTCATAGAGGGCCTTGGGATCATCCGGCTGCTCTGCAAGTTTTTTTAATCCCAATGCCAGGTACTGTTCCTGTTTTGTCTTGTTTTTCTGTTGTTGCAGGGTTCCATAGTGGTGTACCGGCACCGGATGCTGTACCACGGAAAGCCCGGCCTGTTGCGCGGTTTCCTCAACCATTTCATGGATGGCTCCCCTGAACCTGATATCATGCTGATTCGGAAAAAGCCGGACCTTGTCGCTGGGCGTCCAGCCCGCCCCGGCTTCGTTTTCCGGATACTCGCCACGACACGCTACAAATCCCTCCAGCCCTGTGCTGAGCGTATAGTTACGGGTCGTCAGACTATATGACTGCCTTGGCGATGCTGCAGCCAAAACATCTCTGAAGAGCTGATAATCCCGTACCGAGATCTGTTCATCGGCATCCATCACCAAAATCCAGTCAGCAGTGGCCAGCTCGATTGAGCGGTTCCTGGCCGCTGAAAAATCATGCTGCCACGCCTGATCCACAACCAGGGCGCCGAACAGCCCGGCAATCTGCCTGGTTCGGTCGGATGAACCGGTATCAACAACTATCATTTCATGCACCAGCGGCTTGCACGACGCCAGACAGCGGGCAAGCTGCCGTTCTTCATCCTTCACAATCATGCACAGCGCAACTGACCTGCCCGGTTGGGCAGCTACGTGATATGGTCCACTGAGGTGTCGCTGTTTCATGCCGGCCTGCAAGACGCGGTCATCAGGTCCGAATTGATCCAGAAAGGCCTCTGCCCAGACAAGGCTAGTTTCGCTGCTGTTCTCAAGATCAGCCAGTTCAATCCGCAACCGGGCCAGTCCACGGCTGTGAGGGTACAACCGAAACGCCTCATCGGCATACTGCGCCAGGCCTGCTCCACCCTGCCGGCGGCCCAGTTCCAGCAGGGCGTCTTGCAGCTCCAGCCGCCACGGCTCCAGTATAAACCCTTTCAACAGCAGTGCGTCCGCGTACTCCTCGCATCCCTCAGCCCGGGCCAGCTCCACCTGCTGCAATACCGGACAGGTATGATTCGCGCTCGATATAGCCCGTTCCAGCAGCTCCGCCAGCAACGGCACACCGGGGTGTTCAATGACGGCCTGACGCAGCAGGACGAGGGCCTCATCAATCCGCTCATCCAGCAGCAGCTGTTCACCCTGCTCAAGCAGACGGCAGACCGCAATCCGTCTGCCCAGATCCGGATCAGTGACCGGCCTGCTCCATTTTTCATGGAAAAGCGCAGCATTACGAACCAGAGCAGGTCTGTAGTCAATCCGGTTGCCCTTGAATGTCATGCTGCCATGATGGTGGATATAGACATCTGAGGCCACAAGGTTCTGACGCCCCGCCACTGCGGCCCGTATACAGAAGTCATCATCTTCGTAGTTTCCGCTGCCGAACTGCTCATCCAGCAGGCCGATCTCTTCCATGAGTGTCCGATGAAACAGCATGCAGAAACCGACAATCCGGCGGGACCGGACCCGGCGGAAGCGGTTACGGATTCTGAATTCAGCGGCAAAGCCATCCAGCCCGCCGGCAGCGGTATAGTCCGGCAAGGGCAGCACCTGAATACCGCTGGCGCTGTTGCTCAACGGCCCCGCGATCCCTGTACGGGGATGCGAGATATGGCATTCGAGCAGGCCGGAAAGCCACTCAGACGTAACAACCACATCATTATTTAGCAGCACGAGGTACTCACCGCGGGCCAGTTGCAGTCCCTGGTTGCAGCCGGCGGCATAGCCGAGGTTCCGGTCGTTCAGGATCAGATGACAATCGGC
Above is a window of Trichlorobacter lovleyi SZ DNA encoding:
- a CDS encoding flagellar biosynthesis repressor FlbT, yielding MSLKIRLKPLEKMLIGNAVITNGDRTTEFFIENKVPILREKELMKEDAASTPGRRIYFLVQLMYVDEENFETYHNQFWEIVRQVILAAPSTTPIITDICHEIMNRRYYQALKEARHLVDYEQELVDSATVPEAEASAMA
- a CDS encoding glycosyltransferase; its protein translation is MSAEETPVKAAHASLTGPALSIIIPVHNQWHLTRACISSLLCFPPALPFEIIVVDDGSSDETVVALSQLYPAELRIRLISNQAPHSFARACNCGAREARGTLLLFMNNDIEAQAAGWCEPLVRVLQQRPEIGIVAPRLLFPNGTIQHCGKRWSVAADGLPCSEHYRYGQPADLSDVQGGGAFLTVTGACILLRREQFFSFGPFDERYENGWEDDDLCLAFRSQGLLAWVCPESPLIHHQGGTLKAEALVLERYLGVLQQKGVTLAADDPLVTGLQQRTAGQAARFEQAWQRNRTLFFEKWGAQILGWIDAPQPGDQAATIVVVTYNSSKTIVACLESLARTMRPGDQVIVVDNLSQDTTCALVQKLQSGLPLQLIKNTSNRGFSVASNQGIRLAATPFVVLLNPDTVVTAGWLDRLARPFEDRSVAAVGPVSNFAAGRQSVACHWQGELPHGIDPEQAAELLCRMNQGRSEKTRLLIGFCLMIRLELLHRLGGLDERLFLGNDDLELSWRLRLHGYRLMIAADTFVWHEGQHSFKSAPVTTTGRLVQESSDALYRILAAHYGAGRVPAPMELWGIDWFTPSRPDYNQTVRFDRVLNLPRAWEMPVAGNGRPLVSIIILTFNQWACTEQCLASIRQHTPEPHELIFVDNGSSDGTRTRLQELSAADADCHLILNDRNLGYAAGCNQGLQLARGEYLVLLNNDVVVTSEWLSGLLECHISHPRTGIAGPLSNSASGIQVLPLPDYTAAGGLDGFAAEFRIRNRFRRVRSRRIVGFCMLFHRTLMEEIGLLDEQFGSGNYEDDDFCIRAAVAGRQNLVASDVYIHHHGSMTFKGNRIDYRPALVRNAALFHEKWSRPVTDPDLGRRIAVCRLLEQGEQLLLDERIDEALVLLRQAVIEHPGVPLLAELLERAISSANHTCPVLQQVELARAEGCEEYADALLLKGFILEPWRLELQDALLELGRRQGGAGLAQYADEAFRLYPHSRGLARLRIELADLENSSETSLVWAEAFLDQFGPDDRVLQAGMKQRHLSGPYHVAAQPGRSVALCMIVKDEERQLARCLASCKPLVHEMIVVDTGSSDRTRQIAGLFGALVVDQAWQHDFSAARNRSIELATADWILVMDADEQISVRDYQLFRDVLAAASPRQSYSLTTRNYTLSTGLEGFVACRGEYPENEAGAGWTPSDKVRLFPNQHDIRFRGAIHEMVEETAQQAGLSVVQHPVPVHHYGTLQQQKNKTKQEQYLALGLKKLAEQPDDPKALYELAVQAAELEQYVTAEQLWIRLLSQQPDLAKGWFNLGYVLLRQGKLREAVDASTHALAIDPAFTDALVNKTICETCLYTGDEAYRYAMQAQQCCPGNPVLLGLAVLALYRIGNPAEGRQLLRQLRAAGTDCRQLFCGVRCSLLQQQGNSPELAAVAQAIADASASGTVAESTSSCS